The Pseudomonadota bacterium DNA window TCCATTGCCATCGCTGAATGGGGTGCCGGGGAAGATATCAGCACCGCCACCATTAAAGATCCGGTGATCGGATTCGTCTTCGGCAACAAAGGTTTGATGTATAACTTGACACTCGAGGGGTCCAAATTCACCAAAATCGCGCGCTAGCCGGTCGGTGGATTGAACATATGCCGACAAGCAAGCGGCGGTCGGTCACAACCAGAGGTCTTTCAATCAGATGTATATCGCCATGAATCGGTTCAAAATCGTGCCCGGCCAGGAGGAGGCATTCGTGCAGGTTTGGCGGGAGCGCGAAACCTACCTCGATACCGTCCCGGGTTTTCGCGAATTCCATTTGCTGCGCGGACCCTCGGAAGAGGATCACACGTTGTTTGCCTCCCATTCGACCTGGGATTCGCGGGAAGCGTTCGAAAACTGGACGCGCTCGGAGGCGTTCCGGAAAGCGCATCGTTCAGCCGGGTCGGCCAAGGAGATATATCTCGGACCGCCAAAGTTTGAGGGATTTGAAACGGTCCTTTAGCCCGAATCGTGCGGGCCGGTCACCGGCCCCACGCAAGCCGGGGACGGCCTCAACGCCACTATCGGATGCACACCCCAATCCAACCCCTGATCACTCTGTTGGTGATCTGCCTGTTGACACTCGCCAGCCACCCGGCTCGGAGCGGCGACAATCCGGGTGCCGACGAACTGGCCAACTATGCCTTCGCCAATTATTTGGGTACGGGCATCTATAGCGTTGCCGGACGCGCAGTACAAGTCTATCGCCTGCCCATTGCCGTCAATCTGCGCGAGGAAACGCCGGACCGGTTGGGTTACAAATTGCGTTTGCCGCTCACGTTAGGATTTTTTGATTTCAAAGCGGAAGATCTGATCGACGAAGGGCTCCCCGACGATGTCGCCACGGTCACCTTCGTGCCGGGGTTAGAAGCCGTCTACACCGCACTGCCCGGCTGGGAGATTAAACCATTTGTCGATTTCGGGCTGGCGCGAAACTTATCTGGAGGAGAAGACGCCTACCTCTACGGCTTGGGCGCTCGACACCAATACCGTTTTCGCTGGCGAAGGCAAGATTGGACGTACGGCAATGCCCTTTACTTTGCCGGTAACCGCGGGGTCGACTCGGGCGCGGTGGACAACTTCGGTGCGTTCGAAACGGGCTTGGCTTGGGACCTCCCCTGGTATGTTCGGGTCGGCAAACGGCGATGGGCGGCCAATGTCTATCTGGCCAACTACGTCTATCTGGGCGACCTGGAACTGGTTCGCACGTCGCTCGATCCGGTAACCGTCGACACCCTATGGGAAGTCGGAACCACCATCGGAACCCGCCGCGTGCTCAGACTGTGGTTCATCGACATGCCCCGCGTCGGGATCGGCGTGCGTTTCGGTGACGACTTCAGCGCATTGCGCATCGTCCTGGGCATGCCGTTCTGATGCACTCCGGATTACCCAACCGCCACGTGCCGGAGAATCCAGTTGACCAAGCCGATTTAGTCTAGTCACAACCAGTCTACAAACGCCGCCCCGACGCCGATACGGTGGACAGACTCGTCATAGTCGAGCAGGCTTTCGCCGTAACCGTTGAAATACTGAACATAGCCACGCAACCGCCCCCGAATGGGAAACGCCCAATCCAACTGCACCGCGCCACGGTTATCCTCGGATTCCAGATTGTTTCTTACCATGAGCCCGAACACATGATCCTGCCAACGATAGTAAGCCCAGATTTCGCCGTTACCGAGGTAGTCCTCGATGTCCGGGTTATCGTCGGCTTCGACATCCACCGCAAGGCGATACCACGGCTTGAAAATCAATCCAAAGTTGTTCCGTTCAATGCCTACCAGCGCGTAAATCCGGTTCCAGCTTCGCGACAAGGGCTCGCTGCGGCCGTTTGATTGGTGGTTTAAACTCAAACCCAGCAAGCGCGCCCGAAAGCCCATAAACTGATAGTCGGTTCGAAACGTCAATAACAACTCAGGCTCGTAATTGGATTCGCGAAACGGCGATGAATCATCGAAGTCGTAAGCCTGCCAATAGGACACCTGGGTATAAGCCACCCACACATCGCCATTGTCGCCGAATGCGTCGTCCCAGACCTTCGCCTTTAAGCTGACTTGGAATTTCACTTCGAAACGATCGAGCTCGACGTCGGGATCGACCGCGGCTATCGGCGCTTCGTTGGGACGGGCATTGTAGGTGAACGGCAATACGTAGTTGGCCCGATAGGGCCGAAGCACGAACGGATCTTGCTCATGGGCCTGATCCAAATCCCACTGAGCGGCTAATATGGACGGATAGGTGACCACCGGGGCATCGCCCGTTTCGGGAGCAACCGCCCGCGGCGCAGTCCGCAGCTGATCATCGCTCGGATCAACCGCCGGGTTGGGGGTGGACGTTGCGACCGGACCCGTTTCCAGTTCCGCCGCGCCTAGGCAACCGCAAAACAACATCACCCCCAAGCCGAAGACGGATACTAAACGCACCTGATTAACTCCTCATACCGGGCGAGATCATGGAACGGGAAAAGCCGACCGTGCACCAGATGAGAAAAGCGACCCGATACGCGACGGCCAAGGATGGCGATACTGCCATCGGCTTCGTCCCGCCGTCAAAAACGCGCAAAATCCATCGAGTGTGATCACAAAAGCGTCATCAAACCGGCGGTTTACCGAACGGTATCAACTAGGCACAATCAAGCGTGATCGTGACGGAACCGCCTTTCCGCTAGACGATGCGGCCACACAA harbors:
- a CDS encoding phospholipase A, which produces MRLVSVFGLGVMLFCGCLGAAELETGPVATSTPNPAVDPSDDQLRTAPRAVAPETGDAPVVTYPSILAAQWDLDQAHEQDPFVLRPYRANYVLPFTYNARPNEAPIAAVDPDVELDRFEVKFQVSLKAKVWDDAFGDNGDVWVAYTQVSYWQAYDFDDSSPFRESNYEPELLLTFRTDYQFMGFRARLLGLSLNHQSNGRSEPLSRSWNRIYALVGIERNNFGLIFKPWYRLAVDVEADDNPDIEDYLGNGEIWAYYRWQDHVFGLMVRNNLESEDNRGAVQLDWAFPIRGRLRGYVQYFNGYGESLLDYDESVHRIGVGAAFVDWL
- a CDS encoding antibiotic biosynthesis monooxygenase → MYIAMNRFKIVPGQEEAFVQVWRERETYLDTVPGFREFHLLRGPSEEDHTLFASHSTWDSREAFENWTRSEAFRKAHRSAGSAKEIYLGPPKFEGFETVL